The Humulus lupulus chromosome 7, drHumLupu1.1, whole genome shotgun sequence region catgcataacatgtgcttaaaatcctattggttcttatttaaaccttatagtataataaatattatcctcaatatcagtcatattaatcaaaccttagattaaaattaatattcttaaactataggttaaacttagaaaatctacaagtactactatgagtgtccaaataaatcccggtctaaaccaaaaatccacagtcataaagataatactattactactattatactactatctaacttagctaagtaaagttcttggactctacaaagatAGCTACTAAGCTTATATGTATGAGACTTAGAGAGATTCTCCCttaaattatatatgaaaatCAGAGTGGTTTTATTAAAGGTAGGAACATAGCTCATAACATAATGCTATGTCAAGATCTTGTGAGAGGATATGGGAGGAAAAATAAACAGGCATCTTGCCTTTTCAAAATTGATCTTCAGAAAGCCTATGACTCTCTGGATTGGAAGTTTTTACAAGAAATGTTGACAGCTCTTAAGTTCCCTGGTCAGTTTATACAATTAGTAATGATTTGTGTGACTACAGCTAGATTTTCTGTCATGATTAATGGGGCTCCTACAAATCTTATTCATGCTAGAAGAGGGTTAAGGAAAGTGGACCTGATGTCCCCTTTACTGTTTGTGATTGGGATGGAGTATCTATCTAGAATTCT contains the following coding sequences:
- the LOC133791760 gene encoding uncharacterized protein LOC133791760 — protein: MLCQDLVRGYGRKNKQASCLFKIDLQKAYDSLDWKFLQEMLTALKFPGQFIQLVMICVTTARFSVMINGAPTNLIHARRGLRKVDLMSPLLFVIGMEYLSRILAKVAKQPDFQYHPRCGSLQLTHMCFADDLLLFSKGDFKAAYLLLRGFQLFSETFGLKANKTKSSIYGVGMQEEIWYQLTELTGFQ